The following proteins are co-located in the Castanea sativa cultivar Marrone di Chiusa Pesio chromosome 8, ASM4071231v1 genome:
- the LOC142605640 gene encoding uncharacterized protein LOC142605640 isoform X2, which yields MYAVAGGVGTVLGCAWLLLLGSRANQMMKFTVHILTTYLAVISVLCFWGEQFFWGVVFAIGAALQFLYIISVIDRLPFTMLVLRKSVKMVWSLPEVMRVAYAFMFVMLLWMGLWSFGAAGVVASSLGESGCWWLLVVLSVSLFWTGAVLCNTVHVIVSGMVFLVLIHGGREASSIPPNSLIKSLQYAVTTSFGSICYGSLFTAAIRTLRWEIRGVRSKIGNNECLLCCVDFLFHLVETLVRFFNKYAYVQIAVYGKSFNHSARDAWELFQSTGVEALVAYDCSGAVLLMGTLMGGLVTGTCTGVWTWFESRDRVSMVGSTAMLMGMVLVGLAMVVVESAVTSIYICYAEDPLLIHRWDAEFFNQMSEMLHQRLQHRSARAREVLTHTRLDAHSA from the exons ATGTATGCTGTTGCTGGTGGTGTTGGGACTGTTCTTGGATGTGCTTGGTTGTTGTTACTGGGCTCACGTGCGAATCAAATGATGAAGTTTACAGTGCACATTTTGACTACATATCTTGCTGTGATTAGTGTTTTGTGTTTCTGGGGCGAGCAGTTCTTCTGGGGTGTTGTGTTTGCAATTGGTGCTGCTTTGCAATTCTTGTATATCATATCGGTAATAGAcag ACTGCCATTTACTATGCTGGTGTTGCGAAAATCTGTGAAGATGGTGTGGAGTCTTCCTGAAGTTATGAGAGTAGCATATGCATTCATGTTTGTCATGCTTTTATGGATGGGATTATGGTCTTTTGGAGCAGCTGGTGTTGTGGCTTCAAGCTTGGGTGAAAGTGGATGCTGGTGGCTTCTTGTG GTTCTCTCTGTAAGCTTATTTTGGACTGGTGCAGTCCTCTGTAACACTGTACATGTTATAGTTTCTGGGATGGTGTTTCTTGTTCTCATCCATGGTGGTCGTGAAGCATCATCAATACCTCCAAATTCCTTGATCAAGTCTTTACAGTATGCTGTGACAACATCTTTTGGCAGCATTTGCTATGGATCACTCTTCACAGCTGCTATTCGCACTCTACGGTGGGAG ATCAGGGGAGTTCGGTCAAAGATTGGCAACAATGAGTGTTTACTTTGCTGTGTTGATTTCTTGTTTCATCTTGTGGAGACTCTTGTTCGTTTTTTCAACAAGTATGCCTATGTTCAG ATTGCTGTTTATGGCAAAAGCTTTAATCATTCAGCAAGGGATGCTTGGGAGTTATTTCAGTCAACTGGAGTAGAAGCACTTGTTGCCTATGATTGTTCAGGTGCTGTTCTACTAATGGGCACTCTTATGGGTGGGCTTGTTACTGGAACCTGCACAGGAGTTTGGACATGGTTTGAATCGAGGGACAGAGTGAGCATGGTTGGGTCCACTGCAATGTTGATGGGAATGGTCTTG GTGGGACTGGCAATGGTGGTGGTTGAAAGTGCTGTTACATCCATATATATCTGTTATGCAGAGGATCCATTGTTGATTCATAGATGGGATGCTGAATTTTTCAACCAGATGTCAGAGATGCTACACCAACGTCTTCAGCATAGGAGCGCCCGGGCAAGGGAAGTATTAACCCACACTCGCCTTGATGCCCACTCCGCTTGA
- the LOC142605640 gene encoding uncharacterized protein LOC142605640 isoform X1, whose product MSDSQSRSPISSSSSSSANDQNVSRSQRSGDGGQTLASGSSRHWRDIFWLAVFMLHMVVLGFGLTVLGLNRFQKKDRLNIDKYAAGITEHHEGLTEDYWPMYAVAGGVGTVLGCAWLLLLGSRANQMMKFTVHILTTYLAVISVLCFWGEQFFWGVVFAIGAALQFLYIISVIDRLPFTMLVLRKSVKMVWSLPEVMRVAYAFMFVMLLWMGLWSFGAAGVVASSLGESGCWWLLVVLSVSLFWTGAVLCNTVHVIVSGMVFLVLIHGGREASSIPPNSLIKSLQYAVTTSFGSICYGSLFTAAIRTLRWEIRGVRSKIGNNECLLCCVDFLFHLVETLVRFFNKYAYVQIAVYGKSFNHSARDAWELFQSTGVEALVAYDCSGAVLLMGTLMGGLVTGTCTGVWTWFESRDRVSMVGSTAMLMGMVLVGLAMVVVESAVTSIYICYAEDPLLIHRWDAEFFNQMSEMLHQRLQHRSARAREVLTHTRLDAHSA is encoded by the exons ATGAGCGACTCTCAGTCTCGGAGCCCCAtctcctcctcttcttcctcctccgCCAACGATCAG AATGTGAGCCGGAGTCAGAGAAGTGGTGATGGTGGTCAAACGTTGGCTTCCGGGTCATCACGTCACTGGCGTGATATTTTCTGGTTGGCGGTTTTTATGCTTCATATGGTTGTTTTGGGATTTGGCCTAACGGTTCTTGGGCTCAATAGGTTTCAGAAAAAGGATAGGCTAAACATTGATAAGTATGCTGCTGGGATAACAGAACACCATGAGGGCTTGACGGAGGATTACTGGCCAATGTATGCTGTTGCTGGTGGTGTTGGGACTGTTCTTGGATGTGCTTGGTTGTTGTTACTGGGCTCACGTGCGAATCAAATGATGAAGTTTACAGTGCACATTTTGACTACATATCTTGCTGTGATTAGTGTTTTGTGTTTCTGGGGCGAGCAGTTCTTCTGGGGTGTTGTGTTTGCAATTGGTGCTGCTTTGCAATTCTTGTATATCATATCGGTAATAGAcag ACTGCCATTTACTATGCTGGTGTTGCGAAAATCTGTGAAGATGGTGTGGAGTCTTCCTGAAGTTATGAGAGTAGCATATGCATTCATGTTTGTCATGCTTTTATGGATGGGATTATGGTCTTTTGGAGCAGCTGGTGTTGTGGCTTCAAGCTTGGGTGAAAGTGGATGCTGGTGGCTTCTTGTG GTTCTCTCTGTAAGCTTATTTTGGACTGGTGCAGTCCTCTGTAACACTGTACATGTTATAGTTTCTGGGATGGTGTTTCTTGTTCTCATCCATGGTGGTCGTGAAGCATCATCAATACCTCCAAATTCCTTGATCAAGTCTTTACAGTATGCTGTGACAACATCTTTTGGCAGCATTTGCTATGGATCACTCTTCACAGCTGCTATTCGCACTCTACGGTGGGAG ATCAGGGGAGTTCGGTCAAAGATTGGCAACAATGAGTGTTTACTTTGCTGTGTTGATTTCTTGTTTCATCTTGTGGAGACTCTTGTTCGTTTTTTCAACAAGTATGCCTATGTTCAG ATTGCTGTTTATGGCAAAAGCTTTAATCATTCAGCAAGGGATGCTTGGGAGTTATTTCAGTCAACTGGAGTAGAAGCACTTGTTGCCTATGATTGTTCAGGTGCTGTTCTACTAATGGGCACTCTTATGGGTGGGCTTGTTACTGGAACCTGCACAGGAGTTTGGACATGGTTTGAATCGAGGGACAGAGTGAGCATGGTTGGGTCCACTGCAATGTTGATGGGAATGGTCTTG GTGGGACTGGCAATGGTGGTGGTTGAAAGTGCTGTTACATCCATATATATCTGTTATGCAGAGGATCCATTGTTGATTCATAGATGGGATGCTGAATTTTTCAACCAGATGTCAGAGATGCTACACCAACGTCTTCAGCATAGGAGCGCCCGGGCAAGGGAAGTATTAACCCACACTCGCCTTGATGCCCACTCCGCTTGA
- the LOC142605854 gene encoding uncharacterized protein LOC142605854 has protein sequence MLPSTAPGPNDLPPIFYQHYWDKIGGDVAKAVLTWLNSSTICPSFNHTYITLIPKVKCLQQVTEFRPIALCNILYKFVSKVLANRLKKLLPDIISESQSAFQFDKAISNNILVAFESLHHMKHKKVGKSGFMAMKLDMSKAYECVEWNFLCRLMEKMGFVDRWIQLIYSCISSVSYSILVNGEPCGDIRPTRGLRQGDPLSPYLFILVFEGLNGLIQQAMAAGDIRGFSLCRNGPRISHSFFADDTLLFCRAKFREIKEYECYLGLPAVVGKNRRASLNYIKERIWSKLQGLKEKILSQAGREVLLKAVVQAIPTFAMSCFKIPVGLCNDIEAMIQKFWWGQRGDRRKIHWKKWDILCLPKSKGGLGFQELGKFIEAMLSKQVWRLVHDTESLFYRVFKVKYFPTGSIFDAKAGSGWYAWRSILKARKVVLLGARWRIGNGSSVKIFKDSWLLGTHSGRVLSPVSVLLEEATVDLLIDRDSRWWNTNLVDLIFIPSEAQLIKSIMVCHSTQKDFLFWPPSRTGMYQVHTGYHLLYDLQDNEVASSSDTAGQEKFWNSLWKLNIPNKVKFFLWRACTDSIPNMLNLHKRKIVPSSGQNKLRVGEVVWPLNKVAGVARRHLQEFQQVRRCPNKKANFDGAIFEDLRAAGIGVALRNEHGEVVAALAEQIPIPHSVFTLETLAARHAILFVRELGFRNVVFEGDSKSSIQAISNRLLLHSSCGHIIHDILLFASSLQSFSFSHVCRRGNALADALAKRARLSSPLLV, from the exons ATGTTGCCTTCAACGGCTCCTGGACCTAACGATTTGCCTCCTATTTTTTACCAACATTACTGGGATAAGATTGGTGGGGATGTGGCGAAAGCAGTTTTGACATGGCTTAATTCAAGTACTATTTGTCCATCTTTTAACCATACTTATATTACTTTAATTCCTAAAGTAAAATGCCTTCAACAAGTTACAGAGTTTCGCCCTATTGCCTTATGTAATATCTTGTATAAATTTGTGTCTAAGGTTTTGGCAAACAGGCTAAAGAAATTGTTACCGGATATTATTTCTGAATCTCAAAGTGCCTTTCAATTCGATAAGGCGAtttctaataatattcttgTGGCTTTTGAATCTCTCCATCATATGAAGCATAAGAAGGTGGGCAAATCGGGTTTTATGGCTATGAAGcttgatatgagtaaggctTATGAATGTGTAGAATGGAATTTTTTGTGTCGGCTTATGGAGAAGATGGGGTTTGTAGACCGGTGGATTCAGTTGATTTACAGTTGTATAAGTTCTGTTTCTTACTCTATCCTAGTGAATGGGGAACCTTGTGGTGATATTAGACCTACTAGGGGACTTAGACAGGGTGATCCTTTGTCTccttatttattcattttggtGTTTGAAGGTCTTAACGGCTTAATCCAACAAGCTATGGCAGCGGGTGATATTAGAGGTTTTTCCCTTTGTCGTAATGGTCCTCGAATATCTCATTcattttttgcagatgatactcTCCTTTTTTGTAGAGCCAAGTTTAGGGAG ATTAAGGAATATGAATGTTACTTGGGGCTTCCGGCTGTGGTGGGGAAGAATAGGAGGGCTAGCCTTAATTATATTAAAGAAAGGATTTGGAGTAAGCTTCAAGGCTTGAAGGAGAAAATACTTTCTCAAGCGGGTAGGGAGGTGTTGTTGAAAGCAGTTGTGCAAGCTATACCCACTTTTGCTATGAGTTGTTTTAAAATTCCTGTCGGGCTATGTAATGATATCGAAGCTATGAttcaaaaattttggtggggtcaacGGGGTGATCGTAGAAAAATACATTGGAAAAAGTGGGATATTTTATGTCTACCAAAATCAAAAGGGGGCCTTGGTTTTCAAGAGTTGGGTAAGTTTATTGAGGCCATGTTATCTAAGCAGGTTTGGAGATTGGTCCATGACACGGAGTCCTTATTTTATAGGGTGTTCAAAGTGAAATATTTCCCTACGGGTTCCATCTTTGATGCCAAGGCTGGTTCGGGGTGGTATGCTTGGAGGAGTATTCTCAAAGCCCGTAAGGTGGTTTTGTTAGGTGCTCGATGGAGGATAGGCAATGGGTCCTCGGTAAAGATTTTTAAAGACTCCTGGCTCCTTGGTACCCACTCGGGAAGAGTTCTTTCCCCTGTTTCTGTCTTGTTAGAAGAAGCCACGGTGGACCTGTTGATTGATAGGGACTCTCGGTGGTGGAACACAAATTTGGTGGACTTGATTTTCATTCCCTCTGAAGCGCAGCTGATAAAATCCATTATGGTTTGCCATTCTACTCAgaaggattttttgttttggcctCCATCTCGGACTGGTATGTATCAGGTTCATACAGGTTACCATTTGCTATATGATTTGCAAGATAATGAGGTGGCTTCATCTTCGGATACAGCTGGGCAGGAAAAGTTTTGGAACAGCCTTTGGAAGTTAAATATTCCAAACAAGGTGAAATTTTTCCTTTGGCGTGCTTGTACAGATTCCATCCCGAATATGCTTAATTTACATAAGCGAAAAATTGTTCCTTCCTCG GGTCAG AATAAGTTAAGGGTTGGAGAGGTGGTCTGGCCACTGAATAAGGTTGCTGGTGTAGCGCGTCGTCATCTGCAGGAGTTTCAGCAGGTCCGGCGCTGTCCCAACAAGAAG GCGAACTTTGATGGGGCAATTTTTGAGGATTTAAGAGCAGCGGGTATTGGAGTGGCTCTTCGGAATGAGCATGGAGAGGTGGTTGCAGCTTTGGCAGAGCAAATTCCCATTCCTCATTCTGTTTTTACTCTTGAAACTTTGGCAGCTAGGCATGCGATTCTTTTTGTTCGGGAACTTGGTTTTCGTAATGTTGTCTTTGAGGGTGATTCGAAGTCTTCCATTCAAGCTATTAGTAATAGACTTCTTTTACATTCGTCTTGTGGTCATATTATTCACGACATTTTACTATTTGCTAGCTCACTTCAgagcttttctttctctcatgtgTGTAGGCGAGGTAACGCTTTAGCTGATGCCTTGGCTAAGAGAGCTAGGTTGTCTAGTCCTTTATTGGTTTAG